The sequence CAAACTCGATGTTTTAAGGTTTTTAAGCAAAGGCCCAaaccatattttttaaattttccggaTCCCATTTCATGAAGAGGCATCAGCAAAGGGAACAAAATTTTACATTACTAtgaaccgtatttttttttttttttggacgaacgagaaaaggaaagaatgagaatatcttcacaacaaaaaaattttgtatttaaccGGTCtcgaaaaatattgtaaaatttccGACGAAGAGTTTCCCGAAACCTGTTAAATGAAATCTTGTATTTTGAagacattaatttttttaaattttctttttaaatttaaaccccaaaaaaaaatttaaaaaattaaaaaaaaacccaaaaaccaaaaaaaccctttttttttttaaaaattttttttttaaaatttttttaattttttttttaaaatgttttaaaaaaaattttaaaaaagggttttaaaaagggccctttttaaaaaattttttttttttttaaaattttttggggttttttttggggggttttttgggggtggttttgggggggggggtttttttgggggtgggggggggggtgtggtttttgggattttttttttttttttttttaaaaaaaaccccaaaaaaagggttttcccaaaaaaaaaggaaaaccccatttaaaaaaaaaaaaccccccccccaaaaaaaaaacccccccccaccaaaaaaaaacccaaaacacacaccccacacaacaaaccaccaaaacacacccacacacacacccccacacacacacacacacacaaacaaaaacaaaaaaaacacccccccccacacacaccaaaacacccacacacaaaaaaaaaaaaaacaaacaaacacacccccaacaccccaaaaaaaaaaaccccaaaaaaaaaaaaaatttaaaaaaaaaaaaaaaaaaaaaaaaaaaaaccccccccacaaaaaaaaaaaaaaaaaaaaaaaatttttaccccaaaaaaaaaaaattaaaaaaattaaaaattgaaaaattaaaaaaattttttttttttttaaaaaaaatttttttaattgggggaaaaaaattttaaaaaattaaaaaaaaaaaataaaaaagggtttttaaaaacaattttttccccaacccccgggggggggtaaatttttttaaaaaatttttttaaaaattttggaaaatagaaaatttttaaagaattttaaaaaaagggggaagcttaaaatttaaaaaaccccccaaaatttttttaaaaaaaaaaggggaaaaaaaaaaaggccaaaataaaagggggaaattaaaagggggaaaaaaaaaacaaaacctttaaaacaaacccccccaaaaaaacccccccacaaacaaacccccccaaaaacccccaaatttggggggggggccccccccaaaaagaaaaaattttcccccaaaacccctttttttttaaaaacccaaaaaatttttttttttttttaaaaaaaccggtttttttttaaaaaaaaaaattttttaaaaaatttttaaaaaaatttttttttttttttttaaaatcccccaaaaaaaaaattcccaaaaaaaaaatttttttttccctttccccccctttttttggttggcaacccccattttaaaaatattgggggggttttcacggcaaaaaaaaaaatttttgggaaaattaaaaacccccaaaaaaaaaccccccaaattaaaaaaattttgggggttttggggccaaaaaaaaaaaaaaaattaaacctcccaaaaaattttccaatttttttaaaaaaatttttcccccttttttttggttaaatttttttccgggggaaaaaaattttttttaaaaaaaaaaaaaaatttttttttagggaaaaaaaaatttttttaaaaatttcccaaaaaaattttggggaaaaaaaccccccggggggggttttggggggttttttaaaaaaaaaaaaattccttttgtaGTTCTCTGGTTATCCAGAATGTTTGTCAATAACACAATGTAATTATGCAGTGATTTAACCAGtgcaccttttttatatttaagacaattttgttatattttatattttttatatttgatactgATATGTCTCCGAAGTTAAACATTGTTATTGAATAGCAATTCCTGGTGGCGACTACCTTGACTTTATAATAGTGAGTTAAATTGATCTGGAATTAAATGTTCAGTTTTATTATATACCCATTATACGTTGTACATACCACATATTTTAGACAtatcacaaacaaatataaatcctGTTTATGACAGAGAAGTATGTTTTTTCAACCTGCAGTTGAACTAATGgcctttttgcaaaaataaagttttctttcaatattcctccttttccttcctatttaGATACACCTACAAGTGTTATCTTTGATAGCAGCAGTAAATAACATTGTTTTCAAATCATCAAGCAATGTCGTTGCAGAATTTGAGGAAAACAGAATGTAACATTCTGAATTAATTCAAAGAGCTGAGAGGTTATTGTGAATCCTGTTTTCACGAACTTCCTATCGAGTTTCCTGCAATCAGAGGGGTTAATGCAGGAGGAAACAAATCAAGTCTTTGGAAGCATATATATGCCTCGTTCATTTTCCTGATTCGTGGTTTCCATTGCTGTGACAATTCACTGTATTATTTGATATGTAATTTGTTGAAGAATCTCACACTGATTATTTGAAGTATTATTTACTGAACCGTATTACATGCATATAATCCTCCATCGTTTTTCCAACAGGCAACATAAGGAATATTTTCACGTCTCACTGCTTCTTGAAACCCAGTTTTTGGTGATAGCTGATGGAGACGCCGTTGGAGCCGTCCACGACCGAGCGCACCGGCAGGTTCTTCTGACGGAGCTTCTCGACCATGGTGAGCGCCACTGCCCTTCCCAACCCGCTCCGCCGGTGCTCGGGCATGGTGAAGATGTTGGCCAGTATACCGATGTGATAAAGGAAGCTCCAGGCGACGAGAGAGCTTCTGGTCGCATCCGTTGGGGTATGATCATTGTTGTCGTCTGCCTGGTAACTGCGGATGGCCACGGACGGCAGCTTGGCCACAAGGGACTCCAGGCCTCCATGGGTCTCAAGCCGTCTGCTTTCCCATTGTGAGACGATGGTCGGTATGTCCTCAGGTTGGAGACTGTCGATCGAAAATCCTTCAGGAATTCTGTTGATGTGATATGCTCAATTTAAAATCCTTTTCCTGGTTGAGCATGAATGATTACATGGGAGATTAACGGATTTGCGCCTAATTAATGGTTAACATTTGTAATATAAACTTACATGAAATGCGGAATATCTGGGCTATCCATTGCGAAAAGATGTCCATGAATTATCTTGTAACACCACATATGTCTAGTCGTAAGCGTTCCATCCGCCCTGAATTGTTGTAACTGAAAATTAGTGTCACAATATCAGACACCCTTCACGAAAACTCACGAAGCATATATAGAAACTAATTCTCATCTGAAATATGATTATCAAAACAGGGACCTTCATATATACAACCATAAAAATTAGCAAACATAGGTAACTAAGGTAAGAGAGTGTGGCTATAGGTTTTAGCTTGATAAAATCTATAGCCACGCTCTGTACTGAACTATTGACCTTATTGTAAACGGCTGTAGGacaaaatttaaagtaaatagGAGCAAACCACTCCCAGTGAGGCAGTGTCTTCAGCATTCTTACAacatcttcgtcttcctcctcctctgtattCCAGAAAATCGTCACACTCTGTATGTTTGGCTGTTGGTGGAATTAGgcgttgggggttgtgtgttacGATACCATTATCCAGTCTTCACTGTTACAAtcggtattaccattattagccgcatatgcatatgcacaagcACATGAGGCATCCATACTTGTGAACAAGAGGGTGTGACTAGAGCGAGGGACGAAGGCTGAGGGGCATCGGGGATGTACACCTTAACGTCAAGTATCTGTTGCAATTGGCACTTGAGCATCATCTCGATGAAGCCGTGGATCTGTTGAGGAAAGGAGATAACTCTAATCAATCTCGTCATCTTTTAATCAACTCTATTTAACCTTAATTCTTACTTTTAATCAACCCTCTTTAAACTGAATAGTTGGAATTAAGGGAGACTGCAAGATTAATAACACTAGGCCATGGATTCTTGAAGATAAGATAAACAGGGCTTACCCCAGCAGAGTAAGGAAGGTATTGGGTCATCTTGTCCCTGAGAGCCTCGAGCTCCTCCTCCCCCGAGACCTGACGCAGGGTCCCCATGGCACCAACGGCACTGTTGTGACGTGGAGTTGTTTGCTAGGGGGAAAAAGGCCTTTAAAGGTTAAATTGTCACCTAGTTTTATTCCAATTGAACATTTCCCACTGATGCCTGGATCCTCTGCAACTGCTTCTGCTGGCTCACTGTATCAGGTGCCTTTGCAAACTACTTGCCTTGCCGCTTGCTTGTCTGTTATTTTACTGCATTCCTCCATTTGTTTTAAACACATTCAGTGATACGATCATTTCTATAGTCTAAATTATCAAAAGATATTGCTGCTAAAATTACCGACATATGCAGCTGAACAAAGGAACATATGAAGTGCGTAAAAAAAACCCTGTTGATTGGaagacattgttattatttagatcgttatatgttattgttactattgctacaAATACTTCTACTCCCACTACTACTCTCAAAACATCTATATTCTTAATTCGTCAAAATAACTAGTCTCAATTGTGTATGAGCTAATGTTTCTCGACAatccatcattttttcattaatgtcCTCGTAAAAACTGCTTTCaaaccaatatgtatatatatgaaccgtattcatattgacaaatgtagaaaacgtatgaatgagaatgaatatctcttgtattgtgaagatattaattgtaTTCATCTTTtttgtgaagatatatatatatatatatatatatatatatatatatatatatatatatatatatatatatatacatatatatatatatatatattatatatatgtatgtatatataaatgtatatatatatatatatatatatatatatatatatatatatatatatgtgtgtgtgtgtgtgtgtgtgtgtgtgtgtgtgtgtgtgtgtgtgtgtgtgtgtgtgtgtgtgtgtacata is a genomic window of Penaeus monodon isolate SGIC_2016 chromosome 10, NSTDA_Pmon_1, whole genome shotgun sequence containing:
- the LOC119578004 gene encoding uncharacterized protein LOC119578004 isoform X1; the protein is MQPLAPAPVHAPPENSLLLLTRCIGCQSHKRVAFLHSGQQTTPRHNSAVGAMGTLRQVSGEEELEALRDKMTQYLPYSAGIHGFIEMMLKCQLQQILDVKVYIPDAPQPSSLALVTPSCSQPNIQSVTIFWNTEEEEDEDVVRMLKTLPHWEWFAPIYFKFCPTAVYNKLQQFRADGTLTTRHMWCYKIIHGHLFAMDSPDIPHFIIPEGFSIDSLQPEDIPTIVSQWESRRLETHGGLESLVAKLPSVAIRSYQADDNNDHTPTDATRSSLVAWSFLYHIGILANIFTMPEHRRSGLGRAVALTMVEKLRQKNLPVRSVVDGSNGVSISYHQKLGFKKQ